The nucleotide window TATCCTCTTTCAAGCCCTAATTTATAACAATTCCGATATTTTTATCCTTTTACTGCTCCCATTGTTACTCCTTGTGTAAAGTAATTTTGGAACATCAAGAATACTATAATCATAGGCAACGAAGCCAGTAATGCTCCTGCCATCAAAAGACCGTAATTCAAAGAAAATTCCGCACTTTGAGCCATCGCTGCTACTCCTAAAGGCAATGTTTTCATCATTTCACTGTTTGTAAATATCAACTGGGAAAAGTAGTCATTCCAACTCGCAATAAATGTAAATATTGCCAATGCCCCTATTCCCGGTTTTATAATCGGTAATACAATATTAATAAACGTTTTCAATTCTCCGCAACCGTCTATTCTTGCTGACTCCAACAATTCGTTAGGAACAGAATGAGAAAACTGTTTCATCAGAAATACTCCGAAAGGCCAACCCACTGCAGGAAGTACCAATGCTTTATAAGAATCTATCCAGCCCAACTCTGTTACAAATTTCAATAAAGGTATGAGTATTACCTGTTTAGGCAATGCCATTGCGGCTACAAAAACTATAAATATAAGTCCTGCTCCGGGAAACTGTTTTTTAGCCAGAGCGTATCCTGCAAGAGATGCTGTTATACAAACAAGTATAGTTGTTGAAAGTGATACAAATACCGAATTGAAAAACCATCTCGTTGTCAACGGTATCAGAAGTTTATCAAAATTTTCCAATGTCGGTTTTAACGGAAACCATTCAGGCGGTATACTTATTGCCACTTCCTGTACTTTAAAAGCCCCTGTTGCTATCCAGTAAAAAGGAAATATAAAAAATATTGTAAGTATTATTAATATTATCATTGAGATAATCGAGAATATCGATTTTTTTTCTTTATTTTTCATTTTTCCTCCTAATCTATATCTTTCGATAAAAACTTAAATTGCAATACCGAAATTATTCCTATTATGACTGCCAGAATTATCCCCATTGCCGATGATACTCCGAAACGACCTTCTACTATTGCCGTCTGATACACGAGATACATTACCGTAGAAGTACTGTAATTCGGTCCTCCGTGTGTCAGCAACTGTATCAGAGCAAATATCTGAAAACTGTTTATAGTCGTAACAACCACTATATATAAAGTTGTCGGCATTACCAATGGCCATGTTATATTTCTGAATGTCTGCCATTCATTTGCACCGTCTATTCTTGCGGCTTCTGTCAAATCCTTCGGAACATTACCCAAGGCAGCTACATATAATATTATCGGTTGTCCGACACTTGTAGTTATAAGTATTGCTATAATTGCAAATATAGCTGTTTTCGGATCTCCCAGCCAGTCTACAGGCTTTGATATTAAATGTGCTTTTTGAAAAACATAATTTAATATACCGTATTTTGGATGATATATCCAGTTCCATACAACAGTTATTGAAACTACCGATGAAATCGCAGGAATATAGAAAACTCCCCTAAAAAAAGATCTCACAGTTGCATTTTTTTCATATATCACATAAGCTACAAATATAGAAAATACAACTACTACAGGCAACGCCACAAAGGTTATAAACACTGTATTTGTTGCCGATTTTAAAAATATATCGTTTTTCAGCAAATCTGCATAATGCTTCAATCCGACAAAAGTTGTATTTCGCCCTCTAAATCTGTACAAAGACAGATGTATCCCCTTTATCATGGGATATAAAACAAAACTCAGAAAAAATACAAGTACAGGCAATATAAATAAATATGCACTGTAATCGACTTTTTTCCAATTCCATTTGTATTTTCCCGCAATACTGTTATCCATTATTTCTCCCAGTTCTTTCTATAATCTAAGTAATTATTTAAAAATCCCGCATTTCGCAGCCAACGAAATCGTAAAGACCACAATCAGCGGGAATTTTTAAATTTGAAAGATATTTTTATTATATATTATTTTGCATCGGATATTGTTTTATTTGCATCTTCTGCAAATTTATCCAATCCTGCTTTAGGAGCAGTCTGTCCGTTTAATATTGCCTGAACCATATTGAACCAAAGCGGTCTCATTTGAGCATACCCGTCTATTGTATTGTAATAAGGTCCGTAGAATCCTACCAATGATTCCAAATATTTTATTTCAGAATCATCGCCGTATATTCCTGTTTTTCCTGAAGGCGAAAAGTTATTTGTAGCTTTCAAACTTCTTTCTCCCCATACAGGATCATTTACGATGAAATCAACAAATTTTTGAGCAGCTGCTACTTTTGCAGGATCTCCATTATCAAATACCGCAGCCCCTGCCAATAAAAACTCAAATTTTGCCTGTCCTGATTCATTAGGGAATGGAAGAAATATAGGTTCAAGATCTCCTTTTGCTATTGCTTCCTTATCCTGTCCTTTTAATCCCGGTGAATAAAGTATAGTAGCTACCGCTTTTCCGCTTCTGAATGCTTCCAATGCATCTTTTGCTTCAGCTGAAACACCTTTTCCCAATAATCCTTCATCATATGCTTTTTTTATCCATGTCAATGATTTTACACCGTTTTCATCATTTATTGTATATTTTGTTACCCCTTCGTCTGTTATCCAGCTATTATAAAGGTTTGATACAAATGCTCTCGGTCCCTGATCTCCCGCTTGGCTTTTTGTATAGAACAATACAGGGTCAACAGAAGAATCTTTAGCTTTTACAGCTTTTAAGAATTTTTCAAATTCTTCAACAGTCCAGTTTCTTCCAGGTTTATTTAAAGGTAATAAATCAGTAACTCCCAATTTATCAGTAAGCTTTTTATTTACTGCCATTACAAATGGAGCTGTTCCTAAAGGATACAAATACAATTTATTTTCAAAACTGCTCGCATCGGCTATAACTTTGGAATATTTGGAAACATCAGCTTTTTCAAAAGGTGCCAAGTATCCTTTTTTTGCCCAGTCAATAATTCTTCCCGGAGCGTCAATTACTACATCAGGATTTGATTTTGCCTGAATTGCTGTTTCTATTTTTGCAGGTCCATCTGTAAAGTCGATTTTTTGATATTCCACTTTGATATTGGGATTTTTTTCTTCAAATGCTTTAATCAAAGCAGCATCATACTCTTCAGGAGTTTTAAACTCACCGTCTGAAGTAAAGTTTGGAAACGACCAGTATTTTATTGTTACTTTTTGATTCGGATCCAATTTTTTTTCATCGGCACTTTCCTTTTTACCTCCTCCGCATGCTGTTAAAACAAAAGCAAATAATACTCCAATTAAAATTTTCTTCATAAAATTTTTGTTCATTATATTACCTCCATATTTCTATTTTTTACTTTTTATATTTTCTTATACAATATATTGTACCTCATTTTTTCAATTTGTAAATAGGAAAAGTAAAAAATTTTTTATTTATTTTTTTATTTTTAAAATTTTTTTTCATTTCTTGTTTCAAAAAAACTCAATCACTTTGATACAAAGTAATTGAGCCGTTATAACATATGTTAATCTTCAAGTAATTTTAAAGCTGATTCCAATACCTTCACTCCGTTCATCATTCCGTAATCCGCCATATTAATAGTATCTATTTTTTTTCCGTGTTCATCAGCTATTTTTTTCAATTCAGGCAAAGCATACTTAACTTGAGGCCCTAACAAAACTACGTCTGCTTTCGGCACTTCATCGTGTGCTTTATCAAGAGGTTCTGCCCATATTTCTGCTTCTATATTTTTATCTTTTGCTGCATCTTTCATTTTATTTACAAGTAAACTTGTAGACATCCCTGCTGAACAGCATAATAATATCTTTTTCATAAATTTCACCCTTTCATAGTTTAAAAT belongs to Pseudoleptotrichia goodfellowii and includes:
- a CDS encoding carbohydrate ABC transporter permease codes for the protein MKNKEKKSIFSIISMIILIILTIFFIFPFYWIATGAFKVQEVAISIPPEWFPLKPTLENFDKLLIPLTTRWFFNSVFVSLSTTILVCITASLAGYALAKKQFPGAGLIFIVFVAAMALPKQVILIPLLKFVTELGWIDSYKALVLPAVGWPFGVFLMKQFSHSVPNELLESARIDGCGELKTFINIVLPIIKPGIGALAIFTFIASWNDYFSQLIFTNSEMMKTLPLGVAAMAQSAEFSLNYGLLMAGALLASLPMIIVFLMFQNYFTQGVTMGAVKG
- a CDS encoding PTS sugar transporter subunit IIB, whose protein sequence is MKKILLCCSAGMSTSLLVNKMKDAAKDKNIEAEIWAEPLDKAHDEVPKADVVLLGPQVKYALPELKKIADEHGKKIDTINMADYGMMNGVKVLESALKLLED
- a CDS encoding carbohydrate ABC transporter permease, encoding MDNSIAGKYKWNWKKVDYSAYLFILPVLVFFLSFVLYPMIKGIHLSLYRFRGRNTTFVGLKHYADLLKNDIFLKSATNTVFITFVALPVVVVFSIFVAYVIYEKNATVRSFFRGVFYIPAISSVVSITVVWNWIYHPKYGILNYVFQKAHLISKPVDWLGDPKTAIFAIIAILITTSVGQPIILYVAALGNVPKDLTEAARIDGANEWQTFRNITWPLVMPTTLYIVVVTTINSFQIFALIQLLTHGGPNYSTSTVMYLVYQTAIVEGRFGVSSAMGIILAVIIGIISVLQFKFLSKDID
- a CDS encoding ABC transporter substrate-binding protein, translated to MNKNFMKKILIGVLFAFVLTACGGGKKESADEKKLDPNQKVTIKYWSFPNFTSDGEFKTPEEYDAALIKAFEEKNPNIKVEYQKIDFTDGPAKIETAIQAKSNPDVVIDAPGRIIDWAKKGYLAPFEKADVSKYSKVIADASSFENKLYLYPLGTAPFVMAVNKKLTDKLGVTDLLPLNKPGRNWTVEEFEKFLKAVKAKDSSVDPVLFYTKSQAGDQGPRAFVSNLYNSWITDEGVTKYTINDENGVKSLTWIKKAYDEGLLGKGVSAEAKDALEAFRSGKAVATILYSPGLKGQDKEAIAKGDLEPIFLPFPNESGQAKFEFLLAGAAVFDNGDPAKVAAAQKFVDFIVNDPVWGERSLKATNNFSPSGKTGIYGDDSEIKYLESLVGFYGPYYNTIDGYAQMRPLWFNMVQAILNGQTAPKAGLDKFAEDANKTISDAK